A portion of the Microtus ochrogaster isolate Prairie Vole_2 unplaced genomic scaffold, MicOch1.0 UNK68, whole genome shotgun sequence genome contains these proteins:
- the Mapk1 gene encoding mitogen-activated protein kinase 1, translating into MAAAAAGPEMVRGQVFDVGPRYTNLSYIGEGAYGMVCSAYDNLNKVRVAIKKISPFEHQTYCQRTLREIKILLRFRHENIIGINDIIRAPTIEQMKDVYIVQDLMETDLYKLLKTQHLSNDHICYFLYQILRGLKYIHSANVLHRDLKPSNLLLNTTCDLKICDFGLARVADPDHDHTGFLTEYVATRWYRAPEIMLNSKGYTKSIDIWSVGCILAEMLSNRPIFPGKHYLDQLNHILGILGSPSQEDLNCIINLKARNYLLSLPHKNKVPWNRLFPNADSKALDLLDKMLTFNPHKRIEVEQALAHPYLEQYYDPSDEPIAEAPFKFDMELDDLPKEKLKELIFEETARFQPGYRS; encoded by the exons ctctgcCTATGATAATCTCAACAAAGTTCGAGTTGCTATCAAGAAAATCAGTCCTTTTGAGCACCAGACGTACTGccagagaaccctaagagagataaaAATCCTACTGCGCTTCAGACATGAGAATATCATTGGCATCAATGACATCATCCGGGCACCAACCATTGAGCAAATGAAAGATGT ATATATAGTACAGGACCTCATGGAGACAGATCTCTACAAGCTCTTGAAGACACAACACCTCAGCAATGACCATATCTGCTATTTTCTTTATCAGATCCTGAGAGGATTGAAATATATCCATTCAGCTAACGTTCTGCATCGTGACCTCAAGCCTTCCAACCTCCTATTGAACACCACTTGTGATCTCAAG ATCTGTGACTTTGGCCTTGCCCGTGTTGCAGATCCGGATCATGATCACACAGGGTTCTTGACAGAGTATGTAGCCACACGTTGGTACAGAGCTCCAGAAATTATGTTGAATTCCaag GGTTATACCAAGTCCATTGATATTTGGTCTGTGGGTTGCATCCTGGCAGAGATGCTCTCCAATAGGCCTATCTTCCCAGGAAAACATTACCTTGACCAGCTGAACCACATCCTGG GTATTCTTGGATCTCCATCACAGGAAGATCTGAAttgtattataaatttaaaagctaGAAACTACTTGCTTTCTCTCCCGCACAAAAACAAGGTGCCGTGGAACAGGCTATTCCCAAACGCTGACTCCAAAG ctctggacTTACTGGATAAAATGTTGACATTTAACCCTCACAAGAGGATTGAAGTTGAACAGGCTCTGGCTCACCCATACCTGGAGCAGTATTATGACCCAAGTGATGAG CCCATTGCTGAAGCGCCATTCAAGTTTGACATGGAATTGGATGACTTACCTAAGGAGAAGCTCAAAGAACTCATTTTTGAAGAGACTGCTAGATTCCAGCCAGGATACAGATCTTAA